One Pseudonocardia abyssalis DNA segment encodes these proteins:
- a CDS encoding YbaK/EbsC family protein, which yields MARAVIWPVLGSLSAVPALDRPDLLSDPVALALTAMDPADAALIGVAEIDPTLADTAEFCAAYGSPLDGSANCVVVAGRRGETVRYAACLVLATTRADVNGLVRRRLDARKASFAPMDEAVSITGMEYGGITPIGLPADWPVLVDAAVVAAPAVVVGSGVRHSKLALPGELAARLAGAEVVEGLGR from the coding sequence GTGGCCCGAGCTGTGATCTGGCCCGTACTGGGCTCGTTGTCCGCGGTTCCCGCGCTCGATCGCCCCGACCTGCTCTCCGACCCCGTCGCGCTCGCCCTCACGGCGATGGACCCGGCCGACGCCGCGCTGATCGGGGTCGCGGAGATCGATCCGACGCTCGCCGACACCGCCGAGTTCTGCGCCGCCTACGGCTCCCCGCTCGACGGCTCCGCCAACTGCGTCGTCGTCGCCGGGCGCCGCGGCGAGACCGTCCGGTACGCCGCCTGCCTCGTGCTGGCCACGACCCGTGCCGACGTCAACGGCCTGGTCCGCAGGCGCCTCGACGCCCGCAAGGCGTCCTTCGCCCCGATGGACGAGGCCGTGTCGATCACCGGCATGGAGTACGGCGGCATCACCCCGATCGGGCTCCCCGCGGACTGGCCGGTGCTGGTCGACGCCGCGGTCGTGGCCGCGCCCGCCGTCGTCGTCGGGTCGGGGGTGCGGCACTCCAAGCTCGCCCTGCCCGGTGAGCTGGCCGCCCGGCTCGCCGGTGCCGAGGTGGTCGAGGGCCTCGGGCGGTGA
- a CDS encoding DUF445 domain-containing protein has product MDPTTRARDLRRMKSLATGLLLVAAVIFLASRWWESADGPVWISYVRATAEAAMVGALADWFAVTALFRRPLGLPIPHTAIIPTKKDMIGDSLGDFVGENFLAEDVVRDKLARVEVSSRVGSWIGQEANADRITAELATAARGVVTVLRDEDVQEVIEQVLVRKLMERQVGPPLGTVLEGILSDQSHHKLVDLVIDRAYDWVSQNQEMVLRVVHERAPSWSPRFVDDLIADRVFLEVQTFAWAVKTDPQHPLRLAVDRYLDEFAADLQNDPETIERAEKIKTQIVAHPDVQKFIGGAWGVVKGLILDAAADPSSELRLRVRDGLLSFGRRLVSDDTLRTKLDGWLADAAGYVVRHYRGEITTLITDTVSRWDAEETSRKVELQVGRDLQFIRINGTVVGALAGLAIYTLSQLLFA; this is encoded by the coding sequence ATGGACCCCACCACCAGGGCACGTGACCTCCGCAGGATGAAGTCGCTGGCCACCGGCCTGTTGCTGGTCGCGGCGGTCATCTTCCTGGCGTCCCGCTGGTGGGAGTCCGCCGACGGACCGGTCTGGATCAGCTACGTCCGGGCCACCGCGGAGGCCGCGATGGTCGGTGCTCTGGCCGACTGGTTCGCCGTCACCGCGCTGTTCCGGCGCCCGCTCGGCCTGCCCATCCCGCACACGGCGATCATCCCGACGAAGAAGGACATGATCGGCGACAGCCTCGGCGACTTCGTCGGCGAGAACTTCCTCGCCGAGGACGTCGTGCGCGACAAGCTGGCCCGCGTCGAGGTCTCGTCGCGGGTCGGGTCGTGGATCGGGCAGGAGGCCAACGCCGACCGCATCACCGCCGAGCTCGCCACCGCTGCGCGCGGCGTCGTCACGGTGCTGCGCGACGAGGACGTGCAGGAGGTCATCGAGCAGGTCCTCGTGCGCAAGCTGATGGAGCGGCAGGTCGGGCCGCCGCTGGGCACGGTGCTCGAGGGGATCCTGTCCGACCAGTCGCACCACAAGCTCGTCGACCTCGTCATCGACCGCGCCTACGACTGGGTCTCGCAGAACCAGGAGATGGTGCTGCGGGTCGTGCACGAGCGGGCGCCGTCGTGGTCGCCGCGGTTCGTCGACGACCTCATCGCCGACCGCGTGTTCCTCGAGGTCCAGACGTTCGCGTGGGCCGTCAAGACCGATCCGCAGCATCCCCTGCGCCTCGCCGTCGACCGGTACCTCGACGAGTTCGCGGCCGACCTGCAGAACGACCCGGAGACCATCGAGCGGGCCGAGAAGATCAAGACGCAGATCGTGGCGCACCCCGACGTGCAGAAGTTCATCGGCGGCGCGTGGGGCGTCGTGAAGGGCCTCATCCTCGACGCGGCGGCCGACCCGTCGAGCGAACTGCGCCTGCGCGTGCGCGACGGCCTGCTGTCCTTCGGCAGGCGCCTCGTCTCCGACGACACGCTGCGCACCAAGCTCGACGGCTGGCTCGCCGACGCCGCGGGCTACGTCGTGCGGCACTACCGCGGCGAGATCACGACGCTGATCACCGACACCGTGTCGCGCTGGGACGCGGAGGAGACCAGTCGCAAGGTGGAGCTCCAGGTCGGCCGCGACCTGCAGTTCATCCGGATCAACGGCACGGTGGTCGGCGCGCTGGCCGGCCTGGCGATCTACACGCTGAGCCAGCTCCTGTTCGCCTAG
- a CDS encoding cold-shock protein: MPQGTVKWFNAEKGFGFIATDDNGPDVFVHYSAIQTDGFRTLEENQRVDFESSQGAKGPQADTVRPI; encoded by the coding sequence ATGCCGCAGGGCACCGTCAAGTGGTTCAACGCCGAAAAGGGCTTCGGCTTCATCGCGACCGACGACAACGGTCCGGACGTCTTCGTCCACTACTCCGCGATCCAGACGGACGGGTTCCGTACACTCGAGGAGAACCAGCGCGTCGACTTCGAGTCGAGCCAGGGCGCCAAGGGCCCGCAGGCCGACACGGTCCGCCCCATCTGA
- a CDS encoding NAD-dependent epimerase/dehydratase family protein, which yields MLMVTGATGFLGSALVDLAARRGLEVRAAVRDPDRARALLPAGVDVVVADLDDVDALTRAARGCSGVLHLAGSVGHSAEETRRANVDGTRAVLAAATAAGAERFVCTSSSAAIMDADGLVAEEPVGPPALTDPYSTSKGEAERIVLAADGIEALVVNPVSIYGPSPQGPHSYNGLFVAAARGEVRTVVDSTVGWVLAEDAALGHLLVLEHGEAGRRYVLCGETATFGRMLHTFAGHVGGERVEVLPPGSILGGDAGTFARRSEVYGHFPPVRVHDRGARGLGFAPRGVDEGLALTAEWIAAR from the coding sequence ATGCTGATGGTCACCGGAGCAACGGGGTTCCTGGGCAGTGCACTCGTCGACCTGGCGGCGCGCCGGGGCCTGGAGGTCCGGGCCGCCGTCCGCGACCCGGACCGGGCGCGGGCCCTGCTTCCGGCCGGTGTGGACGTCGTCGTCGCCGACCTGGACGACGTCGACGCGCTCACGCGGGCCGCGCGGGGTTGCAGCGGGGTGCTGCACCTCGCCGGCTCCGTCGGACACTCGGCGGAGGAGACCCGCCGGGCCAACGTCGACGGCACCCGGGCGGTGCTCGCGGCGGCGACGGCCGCGGGCGCGGAGCGGTTCGTCTGCACGAGCAGCAGCGCCGCGATCATGGACGCGGACGGGCTGGTGGCCGAGGAACCGGTGGGCCCGCCCGCGCTGACCGACCCGTACTCGACGAGCAAGGGCGAGGCGGAGCGGATCGTGCTGGCCGCCGACGGGATCGAGGCACTCGTCGTCAACCCCGTCAGCATCTACGGACCGAGCCCGCAGGGACCGCACTCCTACAACGGGCTGTTCGTGGCCGCGGCGCGCGGTGAGGTGCGCACCGTCGTCGACTCGACGGTGGGGTGGGTGCTCGCCGAGGACGCAGCGCTCGGACACCTGCTCGTGCTCGAGCACGGCGAAGCCGGGCGGCGCTACGTGCTGTGCGGCGAGACCGCGACGTTCGGTCGGATGCTGCACACGTTCGCCGGGCACGTCGGCGGGGAACGGGTGGAGGTGCTGCCGCCCGGGTCGATCCTCGGGGGCGACGCGGGGACGTTCGCGCGGCGCTCGGAGGTCTACGGGCACTTCCCGCCGGTGCGGGTGCACGACCGCGGGGCGCGCGGTCTGGGCTTCGCCCCGCGCGGCGTCGACGAGGGGCTGGCGTTGACCGCGGAGTGGATCGCGGCTCGCTGA
- a CDS encoding DUF2516 family protein, translated as MYEFLDVLDNYILWGIGLLAIPVGGYAFVHALMQRADAFTAADKLTKPAWLGITGASVLILIVFYGGLGSSGSLFWLAALVASLVYIVDVKPAIVGVQGGGPHW; from the coding sequence GTGTACGAGTTCCTCGATGTCCTGGATAACTACATCCTGTGGGGCATCGGGCTGCTCGCGATCCCCGTAGGCGGTTACGCCTTCGTGCACGCGCTGATGCAGCGGGCCGACGCGTTCACCGCCGCCGACAAGCTCACCAAGCCCGCCTGGCTCGGCATCACCGGCGCCAGCGTGCTGATCCTCATCGTCTTCTACGGCGGGCTGGGCAGCAGCGGCTCGCTGTTCTGGCTGGCCGCCCTCGTGGCGTCGCTGGTCTACATCGTCGACGTCAAGCCGGCGATCGTCGGGGTGCAGGGCGGCGGACCGCACTGGTGA
- a CDS encoding alpha/beta fold hydrolase produces the protein MLDDDLAYVSPWGADPARVTAPVVVLHGGDDRIAPPAHGEWLARHCPDSELWLREGEGHISVLGSAAQALARLLPWS, from the coding sequence ATGCTCGACGACGACCTCGCCTATGTCTCGCCGTGGGGTGCCGACCCGGCCCGGGTCACCGCCCCCGTCGTGGTGCTGCACGGGGGCGACGACCGGATCGCGCCGCCCGCGCACGGCGAGTGGCTGGCGCGGCACTGCCCGGACTCCGAGCTGTGGCTCCGCGAGGGTGAGGGTCACATCTCGGTGCTCGGCTCTGCCGCGCAGGCCCTGGCGCGGTTGCTCCCCTGGTCGTAG
- the mftR gene encoding mycofactocin system transcriptional regulator (MftR, the mycofactocin system transcriptional regulator, is an uncharacterized TetR family DNA-binding transcription factor. Its role is inferred by context. It occurs as part of the biosynthesis locus for mycofactocin, a partially characterized electron carrier derived from the terminal Val-Tyr dipeptide of the precursor peptide MftA, through a radical SAM enzyme-mediated process.) — translation MSTHTGEAAAVPRRAGRRPVTSRVEIEHIALDMFTRRGFDTTTVDDIAAAAGIGRRTVFRYYASKNDIPWGAFDEQLDRMRATFAALPSDLPVMDGVRAAVLDFNEVPIAEQHWHRSRLRLILDTPALQAHSTLRYAAWRRVVADYVAGRLGVSSDDLVPQAVGHASLGVALAAYERWLDHGDGELRDLLDMVFRALESGLTGPLGTDS, via the coding sequence ATGTCCACGCACACCGGTGAAGCCGCGGCCGTGCCCCGACGGGCCGGCCGACGTCCCGTCACGTCCCGCGTCGAGATCGAGCACATCGCGCTCGACATGTTCACCCGCCGCGGCTTCGACACCACCACCGTCGACGACATCGCCGCTGCGGCCGGGATCGGCCGGCGCACCGTCTTCCGCTACTACGCCTCCAAGAACGACATCCCCTGGGGTGCGTTCGACGAGCAGCTCGACCGGATGCGGGCCACGTTCGCCGCACTCCCATCCGACCTGCCGGTGATGGACGGGGTCCGGGCCGCCGTCCTCGACTTCAACGAGGTGCCCATCGCGGAGCAGCACTGGCACCGCAGCCGGCTGCGCCTGATCCTCGACACCCCGGCCTTGCAGGCCCACTCGACACTGCGCTACGCGGCGTGGCGCCGGGTCGTCGCCGACTACGTGGCCGGGCGGCTCGGGGTCTCCAGCGACGACCTCGTGCCCCAGGCGGTCGGGCATGCGAGCCTCGGCGTCGCGCTCGCCGCGTACGAGCGGTGGCTCGACCACGGCGACGGTGAGTTGCGGGATCTGCTCGACATGGTGTTCCGGGCGCTCGAGAGTGGGCTCACCGGCCCGCTCGGAACGGATTCCTGA
- a CDS encoding helix-turn-helix domain-containing protein, with protein MSPNDKQDRSTERVGHVVEQVGHVVEHAGHAVGQTVEGIGAYIRSQRELADVSMRQLARTAGVSNPYLSQIERGLRKPSAEILQQIAKGLRISAEALYVRAGILDERPASVVTDAVLADPTLTERQKQVLLDIYATFRRENDVAVGPGTTDKE; from the coding sequence ATGAGCCCGAACGACAAGCAGGACCGATCCACCGAGCGGGTGGGTCACGTCGTCGAGCAGGTCGGCCACGTGGTCGAGCACGCCGGTCACGCCGTCGGTCAGACCGTCGAGGGCATCGGCGCCTACATCCGCAGCCAGCGCGAGCTGGCCGATGTGTCGATGCGCCAGCTCGCCCGCACGGCGGGTGTCAGCAACCCCTACCTCAGCCAGATCGAGCGGGGCCTGCGCAAGCCGTCGGCCGAGATCCTGCAGCAGATCGCGAAGGGTCTCCGCATCTCCGCGGAGGCGCTGTACGTGCGGGCCGGGATCCTCGACGAACGCCCGGCGAGCGTCGTCACCGACGCCGTGCTCGCCGATCCGACCCTGACGGAGCGCCAGAAGCAGGTGCTCCTCGACATCTACGCCACCTTCCGCCGGGAGAACGACGTCGCCGTCGGTCCCGGAACCACAGACAAGGAGTGA
- the lon gene encoding endopeptidase La produces the protein MTETLKLPVLPLADSVVLPGMVVPVRLDNAEVQAAVDAAQSVDRKVLVVPRLDGRYAAVGTIAVLEQVGRLPSGEKAAVVRGEGRAQIGSGVTGPGAALWVEATPIEETVDAPGKAAELAKEYKALVVGILQQRGAWQVIDSVQQISDPGQLADTAGWASYLDLEHKAQLLAEADVVKRLELLIGWTREHVAEQEVSEKIAGDVREGMEKTQREFLLRQQLAAIRKELGDDDTEGVDDYRTRVESADLPEHVRKAALTEVGKLERASDQSPESGWIRTWLDTVLDIPWTESTTDNSDLTAAREILDADHAGLDDVKERLIEFLAVRARRDRKGMDKVGGRGSGAVLSLVGPPGVGKTSLGESVAHALGRKFVRVALGGVRDEAEIRGHRRTYVGALPGRIVRAIREAGSMNPVVLLDEIDKVGSDYRGDPTAALLEVLDPAQNHTFRDHYLEVDLDLSDVLFLATANQFDTIPGPLLDRMEVVTLDGYTEAEKVAIARDHLLPRQIEKAGLDVTDVEFTDVALSMIAAEYTREAGVRQLERGLAKALRKVAVALDSGTEAPIHVDADALVTYLGRPKFTPESAERTSVPGVATGLAVTGAGGDVLFIEATSMEGEAGLILTGQLGDVMKESVSIALSYLRSKGLAGDLATRKLHVHVPAGAVPKDGPSAGVTMTTALASLASGRPVKASVGMTGEVTLQGKVLPIGGVKQKLLAAHRAGLTDVIIPKRNEPDLDDLPEEVRKGLRIHPVADVAEVLELALEPAEVTAAA, from the coding sequence ATGACAGAGACGCTGAAGCTGCCGGTGCTTCCGCTCGCCGACTCGGTGGTGCTGCCCGGCATGGTGGTTCCCGTTCGCCTCGACAACGCAGAGGTCCAGGCAGCGGTCGACGCAGCTCAGAGCGTCGACCGGAAGGTTCTGGTCGTCCCCCGCCTCGACGGCAGGTACGCCGCCGTGGGCACGATCGCCGTCCTCGAGCAGGTCGGCAGGCTCCCCAGCGGGGAGAAGGCGGCCGTGGTGCGCGGCGAGGGCCGCGCGCAGATCGGGTCCGGCGTGACCGGGCCGGGTGCGGCGCTGTGGGTGGAGGCCACTCCGATCGAGGAGACGGTCGACGCTCCCGGCAAGGCCGCCGAGCTCGCCAAGGAGTACAAGGCACTGGTCGTCGGCATCCTGCAGCAGCGCGGTGCCTGGCAGGTGATCGACTCCGTGCAGCAGATCTCCGACCCCGGCCAGCTCGCCGACACCGCGGGATGGGCGTCCTACCTCGACCTGGAGCACAAGGCGCAGCTGCTCGCCGAGGCCGACGTCGTGAAGCGGCTGGAGCTGTTGATCGGCTGGACCCGTGAGCACGTGGCCGAGCAGGAGGTCTCCGAGAAGATCGCCGGTGACGTCCGCGAGGGCATGGAGAAGACCCAGCGCGAGTTCCTGCTGCGCCAGCAGCTGGCCGCGATCCGCAAGGAGCTGGGTGACGACGACACCGAGGGCGTCGACGACTACCGCACCCGCGTGGAGTCGGCCGACCTGCCCGAGCACGTCCGCAAGGCCGCGCTGACCGAGGTCGGCAAGCTGGAGCGGGCGTCGGACCAGAGCCCGGAGTCGGGCTGGATCCGCACCTGGCTCGACACCGTCCTCGACATCCCGTGGACCGAGTCCACCACCGACAACTCCGACCTGACGGCCGCCCGGGAGATCCTGGACGCCGACCACGCCGGCCTCGACGACGTCAAGGAGCGGCTGATCGAGTTCCTCGCCGTCCGCGCCCGGCGCGACCGCAAGGGCATGGACAAGGTCGGCGGCCGCGGCTCCGGTGCGGTTCTCTCGCTCGTCGGGCCTCCCGGCGTCGGCAAGACCTCGCTCGGGGAGTCGGTCGCGCACGCGCTGGGCCGCAAGTTCGTCCGCGTCGCCCTGGGTGGCGTGCGCGACGAGGCCGAGATCCGCGGGCACCGGCGCACCTACGTCGGCGCGCTGCCCGGCCGGATCGTCCGGGCCATCCGCGAGGCGGGCTCGATGAACCCGGTCGTGCTGCTCGACGAGATCGACAAGGTCGGCAGCGACTACCGCGGCGACCCCACGGCGGCCCTGCTCGAGGTGCTCGACCCGGCGCAGAACCACACGTTCCGCGACCACTACCTGGAGGTCGACCTCGACCTGTCCGACGTGCTGTTCCTGGCCACGGCGAACCAGTTCGACACGATCCCCGGCCCGCTGCTCGACCGCATGGAGGTCGTGACGCTCGACGGGTACACCGAGGCGGAGAAGGTCGCCATCGCGCGCGACCACCTGCTGCCCCGACAGATCGAGAAGGCCGGTCTCGACGTCACCGACGTGGAGTTCACCGACGTCGCGCTCTCGATGATCGCGGCCGAGTACACCCGCGAGGCGGGCGTGCGGCAGCTGGAGCGGGGCCTCGCGAAGGCACTGCGCAAGGTCGCCGTGGCGCTGGACTCGGGCACGGAGGCGCCGATCCACGTCGACGCCGACGCCCTGGTGACCTACCTGGGCCGCCCGAAGTTCACCCCGGAGTCGGCGGAGCGCACCTCGGTGCCCGGCGTCGCGACGGGTCTGGCGGTCACCGGGGCCGGTGGCGACGTCCTGTTCATCGAGGCCACCTCGATGGAGGGCGAGGCAGGGCTGATCCTCACCGGTCAGCTGGGCGACGTCATGAAGGAGTCCGTCTCGATCGCGCTGAGCTACCTACGGTCGAAGGGGCTGGCGGGTGACCTGGCGACACGGAAGCTCCACGTCCACGTGCCGGCGGGCGCGGTCCCGAAGGACGGGCCGAGTGCGGGCGTCACGATGACGACGGCGCTCGCGTCGCTCGCCAGCGGGCGTCCGGTGAAGGCGTCGGTCGGCATGACCGGCGAGGTCACGCTGCAGGGCAAGGTGCTCCCGATCGGCGGGGTCAAGCAGAAGCTGCTGGCCGCGCACCGGGCGGGCCTGACCGACGTGATCATCCCGAAGCGCAACGAGCCCGACCTCGACGACCTGCCCGAGGAGGTCCGCAAGGGCCTGCGGATCCACCCGGTCGCCGACGTCGCGGAGGTGCTGGAGCTGGCCCTGGAGCCGGCCGAGGTGACCGCCGCGGCCTGA
- a CDS encoding DUF7282 domain-containing protein, with amino-acid sequence MTKTTTLLAIAAGTALLAACGSGAAETPVAPVAAPQVAPATTAQAPATAGGVTPVSDPGATIDADDQSGDGRTVVVREARISGGPGWVVIRTDDDDSDGRVLGSAPVQPGQSGPITVTLTEPIPAGTGDDDGDLTAVLHLDDGDGVFDERADPAVLDEDGDRDDSPGDDVEDDDFDVSVD; translated from the coding sequence ATGACCAAGACGACGACGCTCCTCGCCATCGCCGCCGGCACCGCACTCCTCGCCGCGTGCGGGTCCGGCGCCGCCGAGACCCCGGTCGCCCCCGTGGCCGCACCCCAGGTCGCCCCCGCCACCACCGCGCAGGCCCCCGCGACGGCGGGCGGCGTGACCCCCGTGTCCGACCCCGGCGCGACGATCGACGCCGACGACCAGTCCGGTGACGGCCGCACGGTCGTGGTCCGCGAGGCCCGGATCTCCGGCGGCCCCGGCTGGGTCGTGATCCGCACCGACGACGACGACTCCGACGGGCGGGTCCTCGGGTCGGCCCCGGTGCAACCCGGGCAGTCCGGGCCGATCACCGTCACCCTGACCGAGCCGATCCCCGCCGGTACCGGTGACGACGACGGCGACCTCACCGCCGTGCTGCACCTCGACGACGGCGACGGCGTCTTCGACGAGCGGGCCGATCCCGCGGTCCTCGACGAGGACGGCGACCGGGACGACTCGCCGGGCGACGACGTCGAGGACGACGATTTCGACGTCAGTGTTGACTGA
- the crcB gene encoding fluoride efflux transporter CrcB: protein MTVLLVVLGAAVGAPLRHATDRIVQARHSTGLPWGTFAVNVAGSFVLGLVVGAGASPEVTALVGTGFCGALTTYSTFALETVTLGERRRRGAAVANAAGSVVLGLAAAGTGLLLGALV from the coding sequence GTGACCGTGCTGCTGGTGGTCCTCGGCGCGGCGGTCGGGGCGCCGCTGCGCCACGCCACCGACCGGATCGTGCAGGCGCGGCACTCCACCGGGCTCCCGTGGGGCACGTTCGCCGTCAACGTGGCAGGTTCGTTCGTCCTGGGGCTGGTGGTCGGTGCGGGCGCCTCCCCCGAGGTGACGGCGCTGGTCGGCACCGGCTTCTGCGGCGCACTCACGACCTACTCGACCTTCGCCCTGGAGACGGTGACGCTCGGGGAGCGACGGCGTCGGGGCGCGGCGGTGGCCAATGCGGCGGGCTCGGTGGTGCTGGGCCTCGCCGCGGCGGGGACGGGGCTGCTCCTGGGGGCCCTGGTCTAG
- a CDS encoding sensor domain-containing diguanylate cyclase → MDEGKREGMPPSPGRSIGPASWAIRSIPRRLAAVLVSVEILAIAVVLTGGAVSASDVTTTGLWTIAVLAVAGMAHTEAALGVERMRRRVDQTPHMDLSSVWTFAAALLLPGCLATAVVLLVYLHLYLRAWRPSGFPVYRVVFSTATVVLAAHAAGVVVGLGGAAELFRSATGLVLLALAVLAYGLVNLVLVVAAIRMSGSGTSLLRAVGHRDELVLELTTLTLGAVVAAAVSAFGPALAVLVLPPLVVLHRTVLVRQLEEAASTDAKTGLLNAESWRLRAELALRAARHSGGTVAVLLLDIDHFKLVNDRYGHLAGDQILADIGAALRAEVRDHDLVGRFGGEEFVVLLTAADVDDLRTGAGAVADRIRCRIDDLRPEVPAPDGPVVVDDVSVSVGVATFPADGADLDRLIEVADAALYAAKAAGRNLVRHGLHTVDDPSASAPRPAHGS, encoded by the coding sequence GTGGACGAGGGGAAGCGGGAGGGCATGCCACCGTCACCGGGTCGGTCGATCGGGCCGGCGAGCTGGGCCATCCGGTCCATCCCGCGCCGGCTCGCCGCCGTACTGGTGTCCGTGGAGATCCTCGCGATCGCGGTCGTCCTGACCGGCGGTGCGGTCTCCGCGTCCGACGTCACGACGACGGGGCTCTGGACGATCGCGGTCCTCGCCGTCGCCGGTATGGCCCACACCGAGGCCGCGCTGGGCGTCGAGCGGATGCGGCGCCGCGTCGACCAGACCCCGCACATGGACCTCAGCTCCGTGTGGACGTTCGCCGCCGCCCTGCTGCTGCCCGGATGCCTGGCCACCGCCGTGGTCCTGCTCGTCTACCTGCACCTCTACCTGCGGGCGTGGCGGCCGTCGGGTTTCCCGGTGTACCGGGTCGTGTTCAGCACGGCCACGGTGGTCCTCGCCGCGCACGCGGCAGGGGTCGTCGTGGGGCTCGGCGGTGCAGCCGAACTGTTCCGGTCGGCGACCGGCCTCGTGCTCCTCGCCCTCGCGGTGCTCGCCTACGGGCTCGTCAACCTGGTCCTCGTCGTCGCCGCGATCCGGATGAGCGGGTCGGGCACGTCGTTGCTCCGGGCCGTGGGCCACCGCGACGAGCTCGTGCTGGAACTCACCACGTTGACCCTCGGTGCGGTGGTCGCGGCGGCCGTGTCCGCGTTCGGTCCCGCGCTGGCGGTGCTGGTGTTGCCCCCGCTGGTCGTGCTGCACCGCACCGTCCTGGTCCGCCAGCTGGAGGAGGCGGCCAGCACCGACGCGAAGACCGGGCTGCTCAATGCGGAGTCCTGGCGGCTGCGTGCCGAGCTGGCCCTGCGCGCGGCCCGGCACTCCGGCGGCACGGTCGCCGTCCTCCTGCTCGACATCGACCACTTCAAGCTCGTCAACGACCGCTACGGCCACCTCGCGGGCGACCAGATCCTGGCCGACATCGGGGCCGCCCTGCGGGCCGAGGTGCGCGACCACGACCTCGTCGGTCGCTTCGGTGGCGAGGAGTTCGTCGTGCTGCTCACCGCGGCCGACGTCGACGACCTGCGTACCGGCGCGGGCGCGGTGGCCGACCGGATCCGGTGCCGGATCGACGACCTGCGCCCCGAGGTCCCGGCGCCGGACGGACCCGTGGTCGTCGACGACGTGTCGGTCTCCGTCGGGGTCGCCACGTTCCCGGCCGACGGTGCCGACCTCGACCGGCTGATCGAGGTGGCCGACGCCGCGCTCTACGCGGCGAAGGCCGCCGGTCGCAACCTGGTGCGGCACGGGCTGCACACCGTCGACGACCCGTCCGCATCGGCACCGAGGCCCGCGCACGGGTCCTGA
- the crcB gene encoding fluoride efflux transporter CrcB, with product MTTAPLAGQAPALAAVAVGGAAGALGRHGLGLAFPHPAGGFPWATFAINVTGCLLLGVLIVLVTERRAAHPLVRPLLGTGVLGGYTTFSTYAVDAHQMVAAGRVLGAAAYVVGTLAAALAATWLGIRLTRLASGLPR from the coding sequence ATGACCACCGCACCCCTCGCCGGACAGGCTCCCGCCCTCGCGGCGGTGGCCGTCGGCGGGGCGGCGGGGGCACTGGGCCGCCACGGCCTGGGGCTCGCGTTCCCGCACCCGGCCGGCGGGTTCCCGTGGGCGACATTCGCGATCAACGTGACGGGCTGCCTGCTCCTCGGCGTCCTGATCGTCCTGGTGACGGAGCGGCGGGCGGCACACCCGCTCGTCCGTCCACTGCTCGGCACCGGGGTGCTGGGCGGCTACACGACGTTCTCCACCTACGCCGTCGACGCGCACCAGATGGTCGCCGCGGGCCGGGTCCTCGGAGCCGCGGCGTACGTCGTCGGGACGCTGGCCGCGGCGCTCGCCGCCACCTGGCTGGGGATCCGGCTCACGCGCCTGGCCTCGGGGCTCCCCCGGTGA
- a CDS encoding alpha/beta fold hydrolase, with protein sequence MREIDVPLPDGRTLHAYDVGPADAPVTVGWHHGTPNTGEPPVPLLGDGVRWISHDRPGYGGSTPHPGRDVASVAADVAAVADALGVGRFVAAGHSGGGPHALACAALLPDRVAGVLCICGIAPRDADGLDWFAGMAAAGAAELRAADAGRDALAELLASAEFDPDQFTESDHAALAGPWS encoded by the coding sequence ATGAGGGAGATCGATGTCCCGCTGCCCGACGGCCGGACGCTGCACGCCTATGACGTCGGGCCCGCCGACGCACCGGTCACCGTGGGCTGGCATCACGGCACACCGAACACCGGAGAGCCGCCCGTTCCCCTGCTCGGCGACGGCGTGCGCTGGATCTCGCACGACCGCCCCGGCTACGGTGGCTCGACCCCGCACCCCGGGCGGGACGTGGCGTCCGTGGCCGCCGACGTCGCCGCGGTGGCCGATGCTCTGGGAGTGGGCCGGTTCGTGGCCGCCGGGCACTCCGGGGGCGGCCCGCACGCGCTCGCCTGCGCGGCGCTGCTCCCGGACCGGGTCGCCGGAGTGCTCTGCATCTGCGGTATCGCACCCCGGGACGCCGACGGGCTCGACTGGTTCGCCGGCATGGCTGCGGCGGGAGCGGCGGAACTGCGGGCGGCCGACGCGGGCCGGGACGCGCTGGCCGAACTACTGGCGTCGGCGGAGTTCGATCCCGACCAGTTCACGGAGTCGGACCACGCGGCGCTGGCCGGGCCGTGGTCCTGA